The following coding sequences are from one Eleginops maclovinus isolate JMC-PN-2008 ecotype Puerto Natales chromosome 11, JC_Emac_rtc_rv5, whole genome shotgun sequence window:
- the arhgef12b gene encoding LOW QUALITY PROTEIN: rho guanine nucleotide exchange factor 12 (The sequence of the model RefSeq protein was modified relative to this genomic sequence to represent the inferred CDS: inserted 2 bases in 1 codon) produces MSGTQSTLTDRTPSILNKEPTDKKPKHEKSPVPLKHEFDPTGLVQRCVIIQRDENGFGLTVSGDNPVFVQLVKEDGAAMRAGVQTGDRIIKVNGTLVTHSNHIEVVKLIKSGSYVALTVLGRPPGLPNLPLGEEEREAGAEVSPASPLSAPQTPAVPGGGERCSVQEGNSSTSDGGENKTRHSERVDLLQKMLTKEQQDLQLKEEEYSRNPRPKLLKEVQEVKKHISLLQERLSKAAASQDGAVGCRNGEVEEGDAGTQNSPSSPGDSRTDGPSPNNHSMHSSPLMQTPCQSPDISRRDFQDFRPATETEDTPYADFSAQCIVGNPPFLPHPQIIGAEDDYFDSQQEQINGVCSCFQSLEALKCRPAHLAVFLHHVVSQFDPAPLFCYLYADMHRQTSSKESRRFFIEFHSLFMDRTANLKVPVPDTLASELEKRRLELIPEDLCKQYTQLLQDSLLPDLHKNLEDFRQKRSMGLTLAEDELSKLDSEGGKDPQNLERECSCAEHILSKIEDILLPSQPTEEEKCQTMQYVMLTYMKHLGVKVKEPRGLEHKRARINFLPKIKKSIKPEKEGEEKVKKPRFPNILGPPRRLSRVDSTSVGKAVEMNKQRPPKPLPPPASILPEQPDSPASGSARSRGNLQSDASDAGTQSSPSNITFPTHSSPPGHASDTSGHDSDSNSSPFCLQNRPGDALHPFEHQDGVSSPTGSQFDFSPSNMEHLHEEEQDPFRLEVHCPVSSDVQSEDDQGERESEAPPLNWQSLVSRGVLESLTPQEIKRQEVINELFYTERAHLRMLKVLDCVFHQRLSRDAILPPDDIKHIFVNLEEIIQLHVSITEQMTAIRKRSETSVIGQIADDLLAWFSGEEEEKIRLAVGTFCSNQPSALELIKSRKKKDQKFTLFMRKAESNRRCRRLQLKDIIPVEMQRVTKYPLLLENIAKYTGDGEEREKVKKAGECCKKILNHVNQAVKEAENKQRLEDYQRRLDLSSLKPSENPVILELRSLDLTKRKMVHEGPLSWKVNKDKTIELYTLLLEDILVLLQKQDERLVLKFHGKNPTSAADTKNIFSPVIKLNTVLVRPVATDNKSFFVLSMSENGAQIYKLRAHTVFDQRAWQCLITQSAEAMKAKLQGDAITPAAQSEAEQEAIEIIKEEASKDPDSTSEGVHSADKDAASSPDVQPAPSLNPFDGMKSEDEEEELLGEDRRLEDNEDGEIEEEEEVDEAELEAFLDGQLEDGPPFLQEEHQDVSAENQEPDVFVSASSKGEEALRTLAMLKQALFNHMMSREEEKEEKEEAQDQSVSLPGSPEGPHESRGSPASQKENGDGGFVVLDFGGGLEESSTDDDGGGGGGGGGGGGDVGIDMRKLLSSSSQAXGGGPNLSRQLMTHLRLLQADLQYLKEVEMKYNELQTTPSATGADENHDSSPSFV; encoded by the exons ATGAGTGGCACACAGTCAACACTCACTGACAG GACCCCGAGCATTCTCAACAAGGAGCCCACCGACAAGAAACCCAAGCATGAGAAATCCCCCGTCCCCCTCAAACATGAGTTTGATcccacag gccTCGTGCAGCGGTGTGTGATAATCCAGAGAGATGAGAATGGCTTCGGGTTGACTGTAAGCGGAGACAACCCTGTGTTTGTGCAGCTGGTGAAAGaag ATGGAGCTGCGATGCGAGCCGGTGTTCAGACCGGAGACCGGATCATAAAG GTCAACGGGACCTTAGTCACTCATTCAAACCACATAGAGGTTGTGAAGCTGATCAAAT CGGGGTCCTATGTGGCCCTCACGGTGCTGGGGAGGCCTCCGGGGCTCCCTAACCTCCCCCtgggggaagaggagagggaggcaggaGCAGAGGTCAGCCCggcctctcctctctcagcgCCCCAGACTCCCGCAGTGCCGGGCGGGGGGGAGCGATGCAGCGTCCAGGAGGGCAACTCCTCCACCTCTGATGGG GGTGAGAATAAAACCAGGCACAGTGAGCGAGTCGACCTCCTGCAGAAGATGCTAACCAAGGAGCAGCAggacctgcag ttgaaggaggaggagtacagcaGAAACCCTCGTCCTAAACTGCTGAAGGAGGTGCAGGAGGTGAAGAAGCACATCTCACTGCTGCAGGAGAGGCTCAGCAAAGCAGCTGCATCACAG GACGGAGCCGTAGGGTGCAGGAACGGTGAGGTAGAGGAGGGGGACGCTGGGACTCAGAACAGCCCGTCCTCTCCTGGGGACAGCAGGACCGACGGACCCTCCCCGAACAACCACTCT atgcACAGCAGCCCCCTGATGCAGACGCCCTGTCAGAGCCCAGATATCAGCCGACGGGACTTTCAAGATTTCCGCCCGGCGACTGAAACAGAGGACACTCCTTACGCA GATTTCAGTGcccagtgcattgtgggaaaccctcccttcctcccccaccCGCAGATCATCGGAGCAGAAGACGACTACTTTGACTCTCAGCAGGAGCAG ATTAATGGAGTCTGCAGCTGCTTCCAGAGTTTAGAGGCTCTGAAGTGTCGGCCGGCTCACCTCGCAGTTTTCCTCCATCATGTGGTGTCGCAGTTTGACCCTGCACctctg TTCTGTTATCTCTACGCCGACATGCACAGACAGACCAGCTCCAAAGAGAGCCGGCGCTTCTTCATCGAGTTCCACTCCCTCTTCATGGATCGAACAGCG aaTCTTAAAGTACCAGTGCCTGATACACTTGCATCTGAACTGG agaAGCGCAGGCTGGAGTTAATCCCCGAGGATCTGTGCAAACAATACactcagctgctgcaggactcaCTGCTGCCGGACCTGCACAAGAACCTGGAGGACTtcag acagaaGCGCAGCATGGGTCTAACTCTGGCTGAAGACGAGCTGTCGAAGCTGGACTCGGAGGGAGGAAAAGACCCGCAGAATCTGGAGAGGGAATGTTCCTGCGCTGAACACATACTGTCCAAGATAGAGGACATCCT GTTGCCGTCACAGCCCACAGAAGAGGAGAAGTG CCAAACGATGCAGTACGTGATGCTCACCTACATGAAGCACCTCGGGGTGAAAGTGAAGGAGCCTCGAGGCCTCGAACACAAACGAGCTCGCATCAACTTCCTGCCCAAGATCAAG AAGAGTATAAAGccagagaaggagggagaggagaaagtgaAGAAGCCTCGGTTTCCCAACATCCTCGGCCCGCCTCGACGTCTGAGCCGAGTGGACTCCACTTCAG tgGGTAAAGCCGTGGAGATGAATAAGCAGCGTCCCCCGAAGCCTCTCCCCCCGCCGGCCTCCATCCTCCCCGAACAGCCGGACTCCCCCGCCTCCGGCTCTGCTCGCAGTCGTGGAAATCTGCAGAGCGACGCGTCGGACGCCGGCACGCAATCTTCCCCCTCCAACATCACCTTCCCGACGCACAGCTCCCCCCCCGGCCACGCCTCAGACACCAGCGGACACGACTCTGACTCCA ACAGTTCTCCGTTCTGCCTCCAGAATCGACCCGGTGATGCTCTTCATCCGTTCGAGCATCAGGACGGCGTCAGCAGCCCGACCGGATCTCAGTTTGACTTCAGCCCCTCCAACATGGAGCACCTGcatgaggaggagcaggaccCCTTCAg GTTGGAGGTTCATTGTCCGGTGTCCTCAGACGTCCAGAGTGAGGACGAtcagggggagagggagagcgaggCCCCCCCTCTGAACTGGCAGAGCCTCGTCAGCAGAGGAGTCCTGGAGAGCCTCACCCCGCAGGAGATCAAGCGACAGGAAGTCATTAACG AGCTGTTCTACACGGAGCGAGCTCACCTGCGCATGCTGAAGGTGTTGGACTGCGTGTTCCACCAGAGGCTCAGCCGAGACGCCATCCTCCCCCCGGacgacatcaaacacatcttCGTTAACCTGGAGGAGATCATCCAGCTGCACG TTTCCATCACAGAGCAGATGACGGCCATCAGGAAGAGGAGCGAGACGTCGGTGATCGGGCAGATCGCTGACGATCTCCTCGCCTGG TTCAgcggggaggaagaggagaagataaGGCTCGCTGTGGGAACTTTCTGCAGCAACCAGCCGTCGGCTCTGGAGCTCATCAAGAGCCGCAAGAAGAAGGACCAGAAGTTCACTCTGTTCATGCGG aAGGCAGAGAGTAACCGTCGGTGCCGCCGGCTGCAGCTGAAGGACATCATCCCCGTGGAGATGCAGAGAGTCACCAAGTaccctctgctgctggagaacaTCGCCAAGTACACAG GAGAcggggaggagagggaaaaggTGAAGAAAGCCGGCGAGTGTTGCAAAAAGATCCTGAACCACGTCAACCAGGCTGTGAAGGAGGCGGAGAACAAACAG AGGCTGGAGGATTACCAGAGGAGGTTGGACCTCTCGTCTCTCAAACCCAGTGAAAACCCCGTGATCCTGGAGCTGAGG AGCCTGGACCTGACCAAGAGGAAGATGGTGCACGAAGGGCCGCTCTCCTGGAAAGTCAACAAAGACAAGACCATag AGCTGTACacgctgctgctggaggacatcctggtgctgctgcagaaacaggaCGAGCGCCTGGTTCTCAAATTTCACGGCAAGAACCCGACCAGCGCCGCCGACACCAAGAACATCTTCAGCCCCGTCATCAAACTCAACACCGTGCTGGTGCGGCCCGTCGCCACTG ACAACAAGTCCTTCTTCGTCCTGTCCATGTCTGAGAACGGAGCTCAGATCTACAAGCTGAGGGCGCACACGGTGTTCGATCAGAGAGC GTGGCAGTGTCTGATCACACAGAGTGCAGAGGCCATGAAGGCCAAACTTCAAGGAGACGCCATCACTCCTGCAGCTCAGTCTGA agctgaGCAGGAGGCCATAGAGATCATCAAAGAAGAAGCGAGTAAAGACCCGGACAGCACGAGTGAAGGCGTCCATTCTGCAG aTAAAGATGCCGCTTCTTCTCCAGACGTCCAACCTGCTCCGAGTCTGAACCCGTTCGATGGCATGAAGTcagaagacgaggaggaggagctgctggggGAGGACCGACGCCTGGAAGATAATGAAGATGGTGaaatagaggaggaagaggaggtggatgaAGCAGAGCTGGAGGCTTTCCTGGACGGACAGCTAGAGGACGGGCCTCCCTTCCTGCAGGAGGAACATCAGGACGTCTCTGCTGAAAACCAGGAGCCGGACGTCTTCGTCTCTGCGTCCTCTAAAGGAGAAGAAGCTCTCAGGACAT TGGCCATGCTGAAGCAGGCTCTCTTCAACCACATGATGAGccgagaggaggagaaagaggagaaagaggaggctCAGGATCAGAGTGTTTCTCTGCCCGGGAGCCCTGAGGGGCCCCATGAGAGCCGAGGGTCTCCAGCATCACAGAAAGAGAACGGTGACG GTGGTTTCGTGGTTCTGGATTTCGGTGGCGGCTTGGAGGAGAGCAGCACTGATgatgacggaggaggaggaggaggtggaggaggaggaggaggagatgttGGCATCGACATGAGGAAGctgctctcctcttcctctcaggc GGGCGGAGGACCGAACCTCAGCCGACAGCTGATGACCCACCTGCGCCTCCTGCAGGCCGACTTGCAGTATCTGAAG GAGGTGGAGATGAAGTACAACGAGCTGCAAACAACACCCAGCGCCACAGGTGCTGACGAAAACCACG ATTCTTCTCCCTCATTCGTGTGA